Proteins co-encoded in one Metabacillus sp. KUDC1714 genomic window:
- the aepX gene encoding phosphoenolpyruvate mutase, translating into MKKTTQLKKLIKSNQLESIMEAHNALSAKIVEETGFKGIWASGLSMSAALGVRDNNEASWTQVLDVLEFMSDVTTIPILLDGDTGYGNFNNARRLVKKLEQRDIAGVCIEDKLFPKTNSFIRGEAQPLADINEFCGKIKAMKDTQKDEDFVVVSRVEAFIAGWGLKEALKRAEAYRLAGADAILMHSKRSDTQEIEAFMKEWGNRHPVIIVPTKYYTTPTDLFRELGVSLTIWANHNLRASIKSMQETSSRIFHDDSLLHVEKAVAPLNEVFRLQGEEELAAAEKRYLSSSQKNANAMILSRQSTANHIITEQIDQFKECGVKDIVTIEGDTGELLSLYNAKDHIGENTIISYNDIIYKSYILQDLIEMDNEIAIVVDADIEKTGEKRELVSASQPYSKYLYGKTVDLVAMANKEGMDDIHGEFIGLWKVSEKGAAVIKGALEDLINKENSIDLTIGDLLNHVLTLHPITINYIKGSWLDLEAYEKNLKAGDQV; encoded by the coding sequence ATGAAGAAAACAACACAACTTAAAAAGTTAATAAAGAGTAACCAGCTTGAATCCATTATGGAGGCTCATAATGCCTTGTCTGCGAAGATCGTGGAGGAAACTGGTTTTAAAGGAATATGGGCAAGTGGTTTGTCAATGTCTGCGGCATTAGGTGTTCGTGATAACAATGAGGCTTCCTGGACACAAGTTTTAGATGTGTTGGAATTTATGAGTGATGTGACAACCATTCCAATTCTACTTGATGGTGACACAGGTTACGGGAACTTTAACAATGCAAGAAGATTAGTGAAAAAATTGGAGCAACGAGACATTGCTGGTGTATGTATTGAGGATAAGCTTTTTCCGAAGACAAATTCATTTATTAGAGGTGAGGCTCAACCCCTCGCTGATATCAATGAGTTTTGCGGGAAAATAAAAGCGATGAAGGATACGCAAAAGGATGAAGATTTTGTTGTTGTCTCAAGAGTTGAAGCATTTATTGCTGGCTGGGGATTAAAAGAAGCATTAAAGCGTGCCGAAGCCTACCGACTAGCTGGGGCAGACGCAATTCTCATGCATAGTAAAAGATCGGATACACAAGAAATTGAAGCATTTATGAAGGAATGGGGAAATCGACATCCTGTTATCATTGTTCCGACGAAATATTATACCACTCCCACAGACCTATTTCGAGAATTGGGTGTCAGTTTGACAATCTGGGCTAATCACAATCTACGTGCTTCCATTAAGTCCATGCAAGAAACCTCAAGTCGAATTTTTCATGATGATAGCTTGTTACATGTCGAAAAGGCAGTTGCTCCATTAAATGAAGTGTTCCGATTGCAAGGAGAAGAAGAGCTTGCTGCTGCAGAGAAAAGGTATCTCTCCTCTTCACAGAAAAATGCAAATGCGATGATTCTTTCCAGACAATCCACTGCAAATCACATTATAACAGAGCAAATCGATCAATTTAAAGAGTGTGGTGTGAAAGACATCGTAACAATTGAAGGCGATACTGGAGAATTACTATCGCTTTATAACGCCAAGGATCATATCGGTGAGAATACGATCATTAGCTACAATGATATCATCTACAAATCTTATATTCTCCAAGATCTAATCGAAATGGATAACGAAATTGCGATTGTTGTAGACGCTGACATTGAAAAAACAGGTGAAAAGCGGGAGCTTGTTTCTGCATCTCAACCTTATTCAAAGTATTTGTACGGTAAAACAGTAGACTTAGTAGCGATGGCAAATAAGGAAGGTATGGATGATATTCATGGTGAGTTTATCGGCTTATGGAAGGTGTCCGAAAAAGGAGCAGCTGTAATTAAGGGGGCATTAGAAGATCTAATAAATAAGGAAAATAGTATTGACCTAACGATAGGTGATTTGTTAAATCATGTTTTAACTTTACATCCGATTACAATAAATTATATTAAAGGATCTTGGCTAGATTTGGAGGCTTATGAAAAGAACCTAAAAGCAGGTGATCAAGTATGA
- the aepY gene encoding phosphonopyruvate decarboxylase, whose translation MMDTAQFGSLLKELGFDFYSGVPCSYLKSLINFAINECEFIMANNEGDAVAIAAGASIGGKKSVVLMQNSGLTNAVSPLTSLIHPFRIPILGFVSLRGEPGFPDEPQHELMGQITPEMLNLMQIKWDYLSSNIDDAKQQIQWANQCIEQNQPYFFIVKKGTFAPVTLQDKQLNKQKAIQAIKREKVFDDEKPTRYEALQVISALRDDNTIHLATTGKLGRELYDVEDTPNNFYMVGSMGCISSIGLGLALVRREKAIIALDGDGALLMRMGNLATNGYYSPNNLLHILLDNHIHDSTGGQFTVSPNVDFVDTAAACKYEQSIYVHTLAELSEYIKEWKQHQKLTFLYMKIAEGSKKGLGRPTIKPFEVKERLQVFLDD comes from the coding sequence ATGATGGACACCGCACAGTTTGGCTCTTTGTTAAAAGAGTTAGGTTTTGATTTTTATAGCGGAGTACCTTGCTCATATTTAAAGAGTCTTATAAACTTCGCGATTAATGAATGTGAATTTATCATGGCGAACAATGAGGGGGACGCTGTAGCGATTGCTGCTGGAGCATCAATTGGTGGAAAAAAGTCTGTTGTACTTATGCAGAATTCAGGATTAACCAATGCCGTTTCGCCGTTAACATCTCTCATTCACCCCTTTCGAATTCCAATCCTAGGTTTCGTAAGCCTCAGGGGAGAACCAGGATTCCCTGATGAACCACAGCATGAATTAATGGGTCAGATTACACCAGAAATGCTAAATTTAATGCAAATTAAATGGGATTATTTATCCTCAAACATTGATGATGCAAAACAACAGATTCAGTGGGCAAATCAATGTATCGAACAAAATCAACCATATTTTTTCATTGTGAAAAAAGGAACATTCGCGCCTGTTACCCTTCAGGATAAACAACTGAATAAACAAAAGGCAATACAAGCAATTAAACGAGAGAAAGTGTTTGATGATGAAAAACCAACAAGATACGAAGCATTGCAAGTCATATCAGCCTTGAGGGATGATAACACGATTCACTTGGCGACAACAGGAAAATTAGGTAGAGAGTTGTATGATGTAGAAGATACACCGAATAATTTTTACATGGTAGGATCAATGGGCTGTATTAGTTCAATTGGTTTAGGCTTAGCTCTAGTAAGAAGAGAAAAGGCAATTATTGCTCTGGATGGTGATGGAGCACTCCTTATGAGGATGGGCAACTTAGCAACAAATGGCTACTATTCTCCAAATAATCTTCTTCATATACTGCTTGATAACCATATACATGACTCAACGGGGGGACAATTCACTGTATCACCAAATGTTGATTTTGTTGATACAGCTGCAGCATGTAAATATGAACAGTCAATCTATGTTCATACACTTGCAGAATTATCGGAGTATATCAAGGAGTGGAAACAACATCAAAAATTGACCTTTTTATATATGAAAATTGCAGAAGGCTCTAAAAAAGGACTTGGACGTCCAACGATCAAGCCATTCGAAGTCAAAGAGCGATTGCAGGTGTTTTTAGATGATTGA
- a CDS encoding 2-aminoethylphosphonate aminotransferase, with translation MIETAVILAAGMGSRIRERTGYNPKGFLQLDEIPLIEHSISKMLTAGIKKIFIGTGFMKEAYEKLAYKYEQIQCVYNPDFETTGSMYTLYRLKDVINEDFLLVESDLIYERSALSILMNHGYKDVILSSKLTDSGDEVLIEIDEKHHLVNMSKAKADLMNISGELVGITKLSYSTFQKICSHIELLPNFHKMDYENGIVAIADQIPFYVHQENDLVWCEVDDEGHWTRAVQFIYPLIKARENVLKSINRTILLNPGPATTTDTVKYAQVVEDICPREEEFGRVMEFISNELTEFVGNLEEYTTVLFGGSGTAAVESILSSVIDDQAILIINNGAYGKRMCKIADVYGLEFFEYASPVDEAIDLSSLEQFINNVPTKLSHLAVVHCETSTGLLNNLEAVGELCQKYKLSMIVDAMSSFAAIPIDMNKMNISYLAASSNKNLQGMAGVSFVIADKAQLEKTKQYKQRNVYLNLFTQYHYFKLTNQMQFTPPVQTLYALKQAILETKWEGIQSRYKRYTKSWETLIEGVSRLGLKHLVDKNSHSRIITSIIEPSQPTYDFNEMHDYFYRNGFTIYPGKVNTLQTFRIANIGDISYLDIERFIRLLERYLEWLREGNKHETI, from the coding sequence ATGATTGAAACAGCCGTTATATTAGCAGCAGGGATGGGGAGTCGAATTCGTGAACGAACTGGGTACAATCCTAAGGGGTTTTTACAACTTGATGAAATACCTTTAATTGAACATTCTATTTCAAAAATGTTAACTGCTGGAATTAAGAAAATTTTCATCGGCACAGGTTTTATGAAGGAAGCATATGAAAAACTTGCTTACAAATACGAGCAAATTCAATGTGTATATAATCCAGACTTTGAAACCACAGGAAGCATGTATACGCTATATAGGTTGAAGGATGTTATAAACGAAGACTTTTTACTAGTTGAATCAGATTTAATCTATGAAAGGTCTGCATTATCTATTTTAATGAATCATGGATATAAGGATGTTATTTTATCAAGTAAGTTAACGGACTCAGGTGATGAGGTTCTAATTGAAATAGATGAAAAACATCATCTTGTCAACATGTCGAAAGCGAAAGCGGATTTAATGAACATATCTGGAGAGCTAGTTGGAATAACGAAGCTCTCTTATTCAACCTTTCAAAAAATATGCAGCCATATAGAGCTTCTTCCTAATTTTCACAAGATGGATTATGAAAATGGAATTGTTGCAATTGCAGATCAAATTCCTTTTTATGTGCATCAAGAAAACGATCTCGTTTGGTGTGAGGTTGATGACGAGGGACATTGGACGAGAGCTGTTCAGTTTATTTATCCACTAATAAAGGCAAGGGAAAATGTTTTGAAGTCCATTAACCGAACGATCTTATTAAATCCAGGACCGGCAACAACAACAGATACTGTGAAGTATGCTCAAGTTGTAGAGGATATTTGTCCGAGAGAAGAAGAATTCGGTCGTGTTATGGAATTTATCTCAAATGAATTAACAGAGTTTGTTGGGAATCTAGAGGAATATACAACAGTTCTATTTGGTGGATCTGGTACAGCAGCAGTTGAATCCATCCTAAGCTCAGTAATTGATGATCAAGCTATTTTGATTATTAATAATGGGGCATATGGTAAGCGCATGTGTAAAATTGCTGATGTATATGGGCTTGAATTTTTTGAATATGCAAGTCCTGTTGATGAAGCAATTGATCTATCTTCTCTTGAACAATTTATTAACAATGTCCCAACAAAACTTTCACATCTTGCCGTTGTTCATTGCGAAACATCAACAGGTCTATTAAATAATCTTGAAGCTGTTGGAGAGCTGTGCCAAAAATATAAATTATCGATGATCGTTGATGCAATGAGTTCCTTTGCAGCCATCCCAATCGATATGAACAAAATGAATATAAGCTATCTTGCTGCAAGCTCAAATAAAAACCTTCAAGGTATGGCGGGTGTTTCATTTGTCATTGCTGATAAAGCGCAATTAGAAAAAACAAAGCAATATAAACAGCGTAATGTGTATCTAAATTTATTTACACAATATCATTATTTTAAACTAACAAATCAAATGCAATTTACTCCTCCTGTACAAACTCTTTATGCCTTAAAGCAAGCGATCCTTGAAACAAAATGGGAAGGAATTCAGTCGCGCTATAAAAGATATACAAAATCATGGGAAACATTAATAGAAGGGGTTAGTCGACTAGGATTGAAGCATCTTGTTGATAAAAATAGCCATTCTAGAATCATCACATCGATTATCGAACCTTCCCAGCCAACCTATGATTTTAATGAGATGCATGATTATTTTTACAGAAATGGTTTTACGATTTATCCTGGAAAAGTGAACACGCTACAAACCTTCCGAATTGCGAATATAGGCGACATTTCATACCTGGACATTGAGAGGTTTATCAGACTACTTGAACGATATCTCGAATGGCTGAGGGAGGGGAATAAACATGAAACGATATAA
- a CDS encoding NUDIX hydrolase, producing MKRYKVAVAVMVINAEDEFLLVKSRRGWEFPGGFIEDEEAIKDAAIREVKEESGINIELMKFLGLEQDIERTTCVFLFKGRPVSGKLTSSYETEDVGYYPLDEVMNMISIEHFKERIFRCLNDEEIPSIITR from the coding sequence ATGAAACGATATAAAGTAGCTGTTGCTGTCATGGTAATAAATGCTGAAGATGAATTTCTTCTTGTTAAGAGTCGGAGAGGCTGGGAATTCCCTGGTGGTTTTATTGAAGATGAAGAAGCAATCAAAGATGCTGCAATAAGAGAGGTTAAGGAAGAGTCAGGAATTAACATCGAACTGATGAAGTTTTTAGGATTAGAGCAGGATATAGAAAGAACAACATGTGTTTTTTTGTTTAAAGGAAGACCAGTTAGCGGAAAGCTTACAAGCTCTTACGAAACAGAGGATGTTGGCTACTATCCTCTTGATGAAGTTATGAATATGATCTCAATAGAGCATTTCAAAGAACGAATCTTTCGATGTTTAAATGATGAAGAAATCCCTTCGATTATTACACGATAG
- a CDS encoding DUF2935 domain-containing protein, with the protein MANPIVARSLDEIKFWSRIMKEHALFLSLGFTYEQKQLIDEAKHFITLFERIEEKLTNFSINSDWQQIQSFNNEVYQAAAAIWSYKRKVLGLTLRCEIRSNNYPLLVDHISREAAYFANRLKELNQGVLDPKPEAIIEENVFFLKIMADHAKFIGHLLDPSERKLVEQAREFSHDFDQLVFQAIDLDSMRPQSETKPLLSQFLNQNKVSVASLRDFKKTARELIEECRIKSNIHPLLADHTFREAERFLEIIDLFEASLKR; encoded by the coding sequence ATGGCTAATCCGATTGTTGCTAGGTCATTAGATGAAATAAAATTTTGGTCTAGGATTATGAAAGAGCATGCATTATTTTTGAGCTTGGGTTTTACTTATGAACAGAAACAATTAATTGATGAAGCAAAACATTTTATCACGCTTTTTGAAAGAATAGAGGAAAAGTTGACTAATTTTTCGATAAATTCTGATTGGCAACAAATCCAGTCTTTTAATAACGAGGTTTACCAAGCTGCAGCTGCAATATGGAGCTATAAGAGAAAAGTATTGGGTTTAACTTTACGCTGTGAAATTCGATCAAATAACTACCCTTTATTGGTAGATCATATTAGTAGAGAAGCAGCTTATTTTGCCAATCGATTAAAGGAACTTAATCAAGGAGTACTAGATCCAAAACCAGAAGCAATTATCGAAGAAAATGTATTCTTTCTTAAAATCATGGCAGACCATGCAAAATTTATAGGGCATCTTTTAGACCCTTCGGAAAGAAAGTTAGTAGAACAGGCTAGAGAATTTAGTCATGACTTTGACCAATTAGTCTTTCAGGCAATAGATTTGGATTCAATGAGACCTCAATCTGAAACTAAGCCTTTACTAAGTCAGTTTTTAAACCAAAATAAAGTATCAGTTGCTTCTTTAAGGGATTTTAAGAAAACAGCAAGAGAATTGATAGAAGAATGTCGTATCAAAAGCAACATTCATCCACTTTTAGCGGACCATACATTTAGAGAAGCTGAAAGGTTTTTGGAAATCATTGATCTATTTGAAGCTAGTTTGAAAAGATAA
- a CDS encoding GerAB/ArcD/ProY family transporter, producing the protein MGQTKINALQLFYVIVGFQIGNTLVYGLGGGAKQDAWLVTFTAMLGGLILMFVYIKLASYYPEDTLLQMIPKIIGKYLTYPFILTYIIYFTYLASRACRDFAELIAATILVDTPLVFVIGSFMVLMVYCLRGGVETFGRMGEAVFPVYVMSMFVIWILLFSVKEFTINNLTPILGNGLTPIIKEVFPTVLTFPFGESIIIMMFFPFLNNKKNLIKIGMAIVLTTGVLMTLNLIMTLAVLGPEIYSQDFFPLLSATRMVSIADFLERFDALIILMMVAGVFFKVGGWTFGAAIGISHLFKLKQTKSVFLGLGTIIVPLAIVSSPNQVAYNELGLDFITLYVHVPLQIMFPILLLCIAFIRKKFSSSKSQS; encoded by the coding sequence ATGGGACAAACAAAAATAAATGCTCTTCAGCTATTTTATGTCATAGTTGGCTTTCAAATAGGAAACACCTTAGTTTACGGATTAGGAGGCGGGGCAAAACAGGATGCTTGGCTTGTTACTTTTACTGCGATGCTTGGTGGTTTAATCTTAATGTTTGTCTATATAAAATTAGCATCCTATTATCCAGAGGATACATTGCTTCAAATGATCCCTAAAATAATCGGTAAATACCTTACCTATCCGTTTATTTTAACTTACATCATCTATTTTACGTATCTAGCTTCAAGAGCTTGTCGGGATTTTGCAGAACTCATCGCAGCAACAATCTTAGTTGATACTCCATTGGTCTTTGTCATTGGAAGCTTTATGGTATTAATGGTTTATTGTCTAAGAGGTGGAGTGGAAACCTTCGGGAGAATGGGAGAAGCTGTGTTTCCAGTTTACGTCATGTCCATGTTTGTCATATGGATTCTATTATTTAGTGTAAAAGAATTCACTATTAATAATTTGACACCAATTTTAGGAAATGGACTGACCCCGATAATAAAAGAGGTATTCCCAACCGTATTAACCTTTCCTTTTGGAGAGTCGATCATTATTATGATGTTTTTTCCATTTTTGAATAATAAAAAGAATTTAATAAAAATTGGAATGGCAATTGTTCTAACTACAGGTGTTTTAATGACACTAAATTTAATCATGACCTTAGCCGTTTTAGGCCCAGAAATATATAGTCAGGATTTCTTCCCTCTTCTTTCGGCAACTCGAATGGTGTCGATCGCTGATTTTCTTGAACGATTTGATGCTTTAATTATTTTAATGATGGTAGCTGGGGTGTTTTTTAAGGTCGGGGGCTGGACATTTGGTGCTGCAATTGGGATTTCTCACCTGTTTAAATTAAAACAGACTAAATCAGTATTCCTTGGATTAGGTACCATTATCGTTCCACTTGCAATCGTATCTTCGCCAAATCAGGTAGCATATAATGAATTGGGATTGGACTTTATCACTTTATACGTACATGTACCTTTGCAAATTATGTTCCCGATTTTATTGCTTTGCATTGCATTTATTCGCAAAAAATTCAGCTCTTCCAAAAGTCAATCTTAA
- a CDS encoding HAD family hydrolase: MTNYKILFLDIDGTILKPDDTIEDSTKQAVAEVKQKGIEVFLATGRPLHEIDHIAEELNIQSFIGYNGAYAIYQGKDIFKSPMSADSVKSFVDIAKNNGHELVLYTHEKNIFSDLESSVVQEFIHAFHLQKNDHYSLDVINQILGITLINLSENEPALYEKNDHNIHLSQVNVDGLRHCFDVIRDNVNKGIAIQHILELLQIPRESSIAFGDGMNDKEMLSFVGEGFAMGNGHPDLFQYAKHKTTKVTDSGIYNGLKSLGLVN; the protein is encoded by the coding sequence ATGACTAATTATAAAATTTTATTTCTAGACATTGATGGAACCATATTAAAACCTGATGATACTATCGAAGATTCAACGAAGCAAGCTGTAGCTGAGGTAAAGCAAAAAGGGATCGAGGTTTTTCTAGCTACTGGTAGACCCTTGCATGAAATTGATCATATTGCAGAAGAGTTGAACATTCAATCCTTCATTGGCTATAATGGTGCATATGCGATTTATCAAGGAAAGGATATTTTCAAGTCACCAATGAGCGCAGATTCGGTTAAAAGCTTTGTCGACATTGCAAAAAACAACGGACATGAGCTTGTTTTGTACACTCATGAAAAAAATATCTTTTCAGATCTAGAAAGCTCTGTTGTACAAGAGTTTATTCACGCATTTCATTTACAGAAAAATGACCATTATTCTTTAGATGTTATTAATCAAATTCTAGGTATTACGCTAATTAATTTAAGTGAAAACGAACCTGCACTTTATGAAAAAAACGATCACAATATTCATCTATCTCAAGTAAATGTTGATGGATTACGTCATTGTTTTGACGTGATTAGGGATAATGTCAACAAAGGTATTGCCATTCAACACATACTTGAACTTCTCCAGATTCCTAGAGAATCATCGATTGCATTTGGCGATGGTATGAACGATAAAGAAATGCTTAGCTTTGTAGGTGAAGGCTTTGCAATGGGAAATGGGCACCCTGATCTGTTTCAGTATGCAAAGCACAAAACAACAAAAGTAACGGATTCTGGTATTTATAATGGGTTGAAATCACTTGGCCTTGTTAACTAA
- a CDS encoding cold-shock protein — MAQGKVKWFNSEKGFGFIEVEGGEDVFVHFSSIQGEGYKSLDEGQEVSFDIEQGNRGPQAANVQKI; from the coding sequence ATGGCACAAGGAAAAGTAAAATGGTTTAATTCAGAAAAAGGTTTTGGATTTATTGAAGTTGAAGGTGGAGAAGATGTATTTGTTCACTTTTCTTCAATTCAAGGAGAAGGTTACAAAAGCTTAGATGAAGGTCAAGAAGTTTCTTTTGATATTGAGCAAGGAAACAGAGGACCACAAGCTGCGAACGTTCAAAAAATATAA